Genomic window (Papilio machaon chromosome 12, ilPapMach1.1, whole genome shotgun sequence):
tatcttattatttaacatacaaataCGTTTTATGTTTCGAGATATATATTACggttgttattttcttttttgtagtGATTCTAGTGGCATTATTCCAGTTTTTAAACGacagttattttcaaattgtgCCTATCTATATGCCGTAGGAGTAAGTATAAAAGAATTGTTAGTTgaaaatattgtgaaataaacCAATTTGTATCGACCTTGCTAATTAATTTGAAGCTTTGTATGGCAGGTTATAAATATGgtcatatattatgtattttaatgacTCTTTAAGTTATACGCACAGTAAGTTTGAAGAATGTTACGTAGTTACATCAATCAATGTTCTCGCTATTAagataataagaaaatgtttgttgttgttgtaaagttttaaatctcAGCTGTCTGTTAAAGCAAAAGTCCGTATAAAAGTTATCGTgccatctttaaattaaaaatgctaattatatagtatattaatttttgtttctaaaactGTTTAAATGAAGAGTCAATTATCATTACATACATTgctaaatacattttttactcatgttaattttattttttagataaaaaaaatgttaaatttgtcCGTACTAAAGATAATGTTGCGTCCACACGATAATCATTAAGTCAATCAAGTATATACAAGAATTGTGCTTCACTGATATAATTTTGTCTAAGTTGTTCAAAAACTGCACATATGACAGTTccgcattaaaaataatgcctGGTTTATATTATGCCAATAAAATAGGACAGTAGGGTTGGCCTGGCATAGACTGTATGGGCTCACTAGCGCAAGTTTGTATCTACATTATTCCAGTTGTTTGCCAGCACTACTGTACTGGTATTGTGTAAAATAGGCATTAAACCTACGATTCcgaaactttataaattaaactactCTTTCACTAAGCGCGTAATTTTGCGGGACTGTTTATGTATGTGTTATGGATGCATCAGTGGAAATGGTACTCATAGAAAATAGCGGTCGCATGGCTTACCGCGTCTGTGGAAATTGGTTCGTAGGAGTAACAATGTtacctacaatttttttttataattattattctagTGCTTCACTTACTTCACTATTaactttacattaattataaatgtgtagTTTCATTCCATATTCTATCaagacaatattaaaaatttagcacaaaaatattatattaaaatagtcttaaaatgtatttttaagatttgttGTTCGTGTTATCTTGtatattaatcaattattaaacGTGTTGATGGTAAATAAATGttccaaaatatattgttgtttatttccCGACTGTACctgattttgacgagtgaggTGACAAACAAGAGTTAATAGCTAAAATTCATGGTAAAATAGACAAagctttaatttcaaataaacaataaaacaaacaatatgggttacagtatttattaaataaaaaaaaaagacatttgtAGTGTCATAAACTTGTCTGGCCCGGTATGTAGCTCTGTGAAGTCTGTTTCATCCGAGGACAAAACACTGAATACAGTAGGACAGTTCAGTAAAGCTATTGTTTGTGTTGTTCTAATAACAGTACTCCACTGTCCTGTACTATCTCACTACCTCCATGTGAAACTAGcataaaaacaagttaatttGCTACATTACATCAGGccagatatatttttagtactaATCATTAAATTAGGTGGGCAGTTTTTTGGACAGTTCATCTGTCAATTATCACTAGAAAACTTATATACTTTGTCGAGTTTAAGATTATTTCTTAACTCATTGTATGGAAGTtgataattatattcattaattatatttgatttagtgTATAATTTAGTCAAAGTAGAATTAAACACACATAATAGGCCTTTAGGTATGTTTAGACAAACAAGAATATCTGAACTGGTGAGAGTCACTGCATAGACATAAAAAATTGGTACAgaagaacaaaaaatacatgacAGCTACAGAAAAAAGGGGgtttttgtgaatttttttgacgttgacagggGGGCGCTAGTTAGCTAATATAGTTTGACTTATACATCGGTTCAGATGTGTCAAAGCCTTGTCGGTTTATAcaaattcaatggaaatgacAAATTATATTGACACATGTCACTAAAGTCCAATCGCGGAGgacgaagaatttcgtacattgaactGTCATTACGTGTCTCTGTCACTTCCGCGTAAATACACTgagtctcgctcgcacagaTACAATGGCCGCCGTCCTCAGGGattgtaaactttttactGGAGACTTTAAGGTTTGTTCTTGTTTGCATAATGTGGTTTTGGTTGGCCTTGAGTCACGACAAAAAGTCCTTGGTTTGCTTGACATTGACtttacttgtaatataaaatctaaataaataatttataaaataataataactatatttcataagttggtaaattttctttctccttcaaataattcatgtaaaccgcactaaatacaaaaatgtatgtgACCAATGTCAGTAggtaaagaggtcattgtacgaaattcttcgtgctccgcgGCTGGACTTTAGCTGACAATGTTTATTatctatggatttattttgaaatgctttattgttacaattaataattcaaatttgtttttcataagtCTGTGATTGCATTCGTAAGAAgatcaaattattattgtttatttttcattgaattCAACTATAGAAGTATTcgatttttagccgacttcattGTTAAGTACACTGtcacaaattgtatttttttgtttattcactAATAAAAGTATGATAATGCATCTATATTAGATTGTAGATTGGTTGTATACAGGCTCAAATATGTCACAATttgaatatacaaaatatccaataatatacaaaaaatatattttaatgtaaaataacactgtatttaatagaaagaaaatttttctCTTACCTTAATATAAAAGTCCTAAGAAATCATTGTAAGAAGCAATTCTGTTATGTAATCttaaaagcgaatgtttgtatgtttgttacatatgtccagaatggctcaactgATCGTTGTTAAATacagcatagatgtagaacacaggaagaacacataggatactaattttattttaattccgacggagtcgcggacaaaaGCTAGCATATCAGTTTAAACTTGGCTAGTATTATGTTCAAATGAACTttgtaattacttaatttacatttaataaaagctacactgttttgaataaatgtaattctATATgctaaaatctatatatataaaagaaagtcgtgttagttacaccatttataactcaagaacggctgaatcgatttgactgaaaattggtgggcaggtagcttagaaccaggaaacggacataggataatttttaccccgttttctatttttttttattccgcgcggacggagtcgcgggaaaaagctagttgtcAATATTCattgaatttgattttaattatttgacattttacattaatgtaatttttttaattcactagAAGCAGCAAATATCAATCAATTTGATGATTATTTTCTGTAGCCTCTTTATTTTCAGCTTTCTTCAGTTTCTTTGCTCGTATATCAGCCATAGTTTGTTCAATAGAACGTGAGTCTTTTTTATTCTCACTTGGTACCTCTCCGTAACTCTTATTCATGTTAGTTTTATGAGCAGCATCTAATGCTGCATCTTCACCTATCAGATGTGCGTACTTCTGCTTGTAAAATGTTCCACTCAATTGCTCCTTGCCATGCTTACGCTTTCTATTCTTCTCCTCTTCATTATTTAGAGCTGCTTGCTTCTTCATTTCAATATGTTGTAAAGCCATTTCTGCAGCTTTATCTTCACTCCAAACTCCTCCAGCACGTCTCACGCTTAACTCATCTTCCGATGGTCCTCGTTCTTTAGTGTAAACTACAGAATACCGGTCTATGCCATCTTGTCCAAACGAAAATATCTGAAGACCAGCAGTCTCTGCCACATCTCGTATTATTGACCGATATGTTTGTTCCATAGGCTCAAATTGTAATGAAGGTTTTCTACCATCTTTTACAAATTCTCCTATTTTTTCTTCCACTTGTTGCCTAAATTTCTTAAGTCtgtttttttcatctttttgCTTGCGTTCTAATGCTTCTTTCTGTTTCTTGAGAGCAGTCTTTTGAGCCTCGCTGGCTGTTGGTGGTTTTtgcattgaatttaatattgaatctaGTAGATCCATGGtgctatattttgttttccgGACAAAATGAtgtatatgaaattatttctgtAACTCGTCTCTGCCAAAATATGggaattttaaagttatcaaCCTGTGATTCCGTATCAAGACCTTTCaatgcaaatgtttttaaagatgATTCTATAAACGAATGGAATTGACTTCCGTATGTAATAGTATCCTCAATGAACTCGAGGAGTTGCTTTAATGGTGGCTGAAGTGATGTCCCGTCTACAAGTAAACTGGGtactgaaaaattaatttccttGGAATTTTCTTTCACAGTGTTTGCTTTGGTACAAAGTTTTTCAAATGCCTCATCAATTATTGTCctgtaacatattataaaagccACCATAAAGACTACATGAATTACATACTTTTACAGTTacagttacatattttttttgggtgaaattattaaatgaaatggttTTCAAGTGATGACATAAAGGGGTAAATTGAGCTATAACTTAATTTCAAAGTACATATGAAACATGAAAATGATTGGCCAACATCCTAatcttttatgttttacatttgacATACAAATCAAGATTTTATTGTGAATGACTTTCTAGGATCTATGTCTTGtttgtttagtaattttttcagGAACTTACCCTTGTTTTcgtatttcattaatttcaattgtgATAAGGTTAAGTAGACGATTTAACAGCTTTGAGGGAACATCAGCAAAGTCTTCCAGCGGCGTACGAATCAATTCCACTCTAGAAtagacatttatatattaatagtaactagaaaaagaaatgaaataaaaaaaattctcacgaTAGTGcacttactttttaatattattacaacgCTGTGTTAgtttattaatagtaaatgCGCACTTTTGGCAAGTTTTCAAACACCCTTTAGACGTATTATGAAATTCTgcaaaagttaaaaagtaatCGACGACTTGCTTCTGCACTTTAGATTCCATTATACATAGAAATAAGCATTTTCTTATCTTCTctgaattaaaatgaaaatcaaacgAAAATGATCTTGGTTTGCTGTCAGCCGGTGCGCTTTGTTATGTAGTCacagataatttatttattttttatctgtttttatCTCACCAATCGGTATCGATTTACAGCAAGTGAGATACAAACTAAAGgacaatcaaattaaaataaagataattatttgTCGAGCTTACCTGTTTaggctttaaaattattaaagttaagcTAGCATTCATTTAGAGTTTCGTATAAAAATCTGAACAAGTTTGACGTAAGGCGTAGAATCGATTTAAAGATAGCAACACTGGTAGCTGGtaggaatgaaaaaaaaagcacaAGGCTTGGCAAAACcaagttagtaaaaaaatagtctcGATCCGAACTTGATGAGAACAGTATGTGTACTTTcttgttataattttgataaaatataatacgtaACACGTTCGTAATTTTGGAGTAGTTACTATACAGTAAATGTTATGTGAAAATGAACTTAAtaacgaaattttaaataatttttatgattgGTGCGATAATTGTGTTGTAGTGAAAATGAATGGTAAAATGCATAGCGAAACCGGCGCTTTCTCATCTGATGGCATGCGCGCCGAAATATTGAACCCTTTCGTTCATAAATTGGAATTAGATAACACATACGACAAAATAAAGGTAAGCTTGATCAACTTATTACCttgttattgaattaattataatacaaggTAATCGCTGTGTATGTAAATAGATTAGGATACAAAAGTGCTTTCTGCGCAGACTCCGCTTTCAAgttttagaatatattttttcatgataaagtaaataaaaaattaatgatatgaTAAgcatgtttttataacatattcgTTTATTACCTTTAACACTTAAAATGTTCGTGgcttaaataacataaattggATTCCGAAATCAATTTCGAATGAAACAtgcttaatgttttttttacgttctAAAACAAATGggtatatgtttaattttgacatcaaattaattaaaataaaatatgtagttttttgtatttaattccCTCTATTGtttggaaaaataaaactcctttagaagattttattaagatcttatttgttttatagtcATTGTACTTGCTACGTTTGTGTAAATCCAAATTGCAGTCAGTTTGTTGATAACACACGATCAATAATGCGTCTTTCCAACGCaatagtaataaatgaatCAATAATAGTAGAGAGTAGATTTGCATAAAGTCCACAAgtgattcttttttaaatcgaaattatagatttaaaaaaaatctctgtcaGTTGTGTTAAAGGCCAGCTACTATGTTAGGTGAATCCAAGGTCAAATGTCGAAAAACTAGAACTAATAAAGTTCTTGTCTTTTTTATCATATGACAATATAACTCACACCCGCAACTGTAAGGAGTAGTTAGAGATTACGGAATTTTCATTTGGCGTGGTCTTGGTACACCTGGTTGTCTTTGGATAGTCGCTCTCGGCCTTCTTTAACCGATTTTTCCTAAAACGCTTAGTTCTACTGTAATCCAATAGTTACGGTTATTAATAGGTAGAGTAGAATTGTCTCTGGCCTTATTTCCTTCACTTGAGGTCTGtatataaggttttttttataaaccttaatgttGGCTTAATATTTTACGGCCGGTCGCTGGTCTGAATCCACTTTTGAAAccagtaaagtttttttaaaagagtcTACGAGAAAAAAGTGTGAAAATATGTAAGTTAAACGACtctaagcgagaaaaatatcgcggtcccGTGGATTCTCACTTATTCAAGTacgattgtatattttaaggcCAGTAATCCACATTAAATTCGTTATTGCTACAATAATATGCGTTTGTACGATGAACTTTGTCAACATAATGTAACTCAACTAGAAAGTTGTAAGCAACGGTCAGTTCTTGTAAGATATTAAGGTCGAAAGTGATGCGCTTACGTTATGTTAGTTATACTTGTTTTTGCactatttgatataatataactagctgtcgcatgcGACTctgcgcggcattaaaaaaaacttaataagcagCCTAGTtgtttgccaaatttcatcaagataccttcaaacagacatccatccatcaaaatattcgcatttataatgttagtaagataattatgtattattttgttatatttgaaataattttggtgTCGTTTTGACGATTTTCTGTATAAGGTCGCCAAAGATAGCATATAACAAGATTGTTTCGTACATTAATATGAGTACATGGAAAAAGAAAGTACATCAAATTGTGTGCAGTACAGCAATAGAAGTGGGCATTGAGGGAAAGTTGTTTTATCTATACTTCATTGCGATGCCCATGACACACGCGCAGAAATGGGTGACCATATCCTAGGAGATTACAAGGACTGTCCATAGTTATAAGTTGAACCCATTGGAATGGTTGCTACTGTTAATTTTGTCtcagtttaaatttaagttgtaattttatttaatacttataaaaaacaacgctttttcaatttcaataactTGTCTTTTAAGATGTTTAGTGTGACATTATTAATAGAACTTTAATACCGTTTAATTTGTTAgagtttatttaactttattattttatatagtaactagctgtcggctgcgactccgtccgcgcggaattaaaaaaaaaatagtagtctatgtgttcttccagactatgttctacgtctgtgccaaattttatcaaggtccgttaagccgttcttgagataccttcaaaaaacatccatcaattcatccatccgtccgccttatataatactagctgtgcccgcgacttcgtccgcgtgaaatactgttttcgttaagcattttttttaaggattattattttacttgaccgacgtgctatgcgttGATCTATGGATGTAGACATAGAGATAGGTGTGCCGCGACCGCACCAAATGTAGGTGTTTGGTCTCTACctatccctctgggttacgggcgtgaatttagtagttgttgttgaggtattttatttaaacttataaaaaattacaacaaaacaaatggaacttacaaaatattcatttactcttatgcaaattttcatcccctattcccttattatattgcaacattaagggtaaaacttttacaaactttaaatgacctatttattaatatcaaattagcagcctaaaaaaGTTAGAAGTTAGAAGCTtattctaactgtaaaaatgacgatacgtccatacaaattttcacccctacttttacccccttacaaaccctctttcacgttaaaaattaatctttgtcctttctcaggctctacgctaaatatcagtaagtataatagtaaaacatattaaacaaaacattcattaaaacctcacatattgcgaaacaaattttcatcccctattgttatttatcacccttacgggtaaaatttttacaaaaatcgaatttcttatttatttataccaaattagcagcattagaaagaagtttcaagcttcttactgtaaaaattacgttacttccatacaaattaccacccccacattcaaccccttacaacccttttttcgcgttaaaaagtattttttgttctttctcgggctctaaactaaatatcggtaagggtaacagcaaaacatattaaataaaacattcacctaaacctcacatattcccaaacaaattttcatcccctactgttatttagcacccttcagggtaaattttttacagaaattgaattttatatttatttatatcaaattagcagccgtagacagaagtttcatgcttctcactgtaaaaatgacgatacttccatacaaattaccacccctactttcaaccccttacaacccttttttcgcgttaaaaaatagactatgttctttctgaggccctagactaaatattcgtaagggtaacagcaaaacatactaaacaaaacattcacctaagtctaaaatattcccaaacaaaatttcatcccctatagttatttagcacccttgagggtaacatttttacaaaaatttaatttcatatttatttctatcaaattagcagccttagaaagaaatttcaagcttctaactgttaaaatgacaatacttccatacaaattaccacccccacttttAACCCCTTACAATcctgttttcgcgttaaaaagtagcctatgttatttctgaggctctagaatatctgtgtaccaaatttcatttaaatcggttcagtaaacaatagtaggcgacacttccatacaaactttcacccccactttcaaccccttacaacccctttttcgcgttaaaatatagcctatgtccatcctcaggctctagactatctgtgtaccaaatttcatttaaatcggttcagtagttttggcgtgaaagcgagacagacagacagacagacagacagacagacagacagacagacagacagacagagttactttcacatttataatattagtaaggattagtgAGATTATAGATGTCCGTAAATTAATTTGGTGACACTACATGTTTGTCAACATACGCGCACTACAATAATGACGTAACTGATCGGAGATGAAAGTTGATACGATAATTGTTAAATTCCTATTTACGTAAGATAACGGAATCATAGCTACCTGTTGGGCATAGCCAGACGATGATCTAGGCTAGGTCTAGGGAGGGCATCTACTATTAAAATCTTAGTCTTGGTCTTTGGTCTTATTTGAAGTAGTTTTAcatctattttacatttttcaatcCTCCAGGGGAAAGGGGGGCAGATACCATCTATCGCCCTTATTTTCAGATTGTTTCGATTTGAAATTAACTTCTAGTTCATAGGGAgcctaattttattccaagTTACCtttaagaaaggatgggaaggggaagtttGATGGTGGAGACGCATAGAGAggatatattctctttctgtgcgttccctcctctgtcgattaaaggtaggcaacgcatctgtaattgcttatgtctatggacagaggtcgcttcgctatttaggcgtattcaggtgaccgcttgcttgtttgccaccatatgatatttaaaaaaaaaatgttaatttgttgACACTAAGCACGATccttctaaatttaataacctTTAATAcacaattgtttatttaataaaatagtaacgACATAGGAATAAAGCTGCGATATGTCTTagaattagatttaaaaaaaacacattgtatgACACAAGAGAAAGTTCatacatgtttaaaatttttgagcACAACTAGAGTTTACGGTCGTGTGACGTATTGCATTGAGGTTGTTGACCTCTTGCATGTCAATTCGCTTCTCAGTATTATTTCTGCTGTCAGTCTTACACCATTTAACATTGGTTAACCAAAAtccttgtataaaatgtattgttttttctgatttgtcaaaaattatgGGAGAGACgactatatgtttttacagggattttggttcACACACGATATGAATGTCTTGTGATTTATTAATGTCGGATTATAATCAAGTAGATTTGAGGTtaggatttattttatcatacaGGATGAGGGGAAGAATATTAACATCTTTTCATTTAACTGttggtttccactgttgaaatATCTGTACAGAAAATATCGTTATATCTGTATCTTTACCCGTCTGAAAtaagggtaatgttt
Coding sequences:
- the LOC106716097 gene encoding sperm-associated antigen 7 homolog; amino-acid sequence: MDLLDSILNSMQKPPTASEAQKTALKKQKEALERKQKDEKNRLKKFRQQVEEKIGEFVKDGRKPSLQFEPMEQTYRSIIRDVAETAGLQIFSFGQDGIDRYSVVYTKERGPSEDELSVRRAGGVWSEDKAAEMALQHIEMKKQAALNNEEEKNRKRKHGKEQLSGTFYKQKYAHLIGEDAALDAAHKTNMNKSYGEVPSENKKDSRSIEQTMADIRAKKLKKAENKEATENNHQID